Proteins encoded in a region of the Bacillus sp. T3 genome:
- the murG gene encoding undecaprenyldiphospho-muramoylpentapeptide beta-N-acetylglucosaminyltransferase: MKIVVSGGGTGGHIYPALALIREINKTEKNAEFLYIGTKKGLESTLVPRENIPFEAIEITGFKRKLSFENVKTIYRFLKGVHDSKVILKKFKPDVVIGTGGYVCGPVVYAAAKLGIPTIVHEQNSVPGLTNKFLSRYVDRVAICFEEAKQYFPEQKVVLTGNPRASEVLGQDGEKGKKSVGLTKNLPSVLIFGGSRGARPINEAVLKSLSQFGEKPYQLLYVTGDAHYEKVKQEAEISGNPNNVIIKPFVHNMPEVLAGIDLTVSRAGATTLAELTSLGVPSILIPSPYVTNNHQEKNARALSDHGAAELLLESELNSAKLIKKIDDILLNTNKLSEMKIAARKLGIPDAAGRLLQVMKEITKR; this comes from the coding sequence ATGAAAATTGTTGTTAGTGGCGGAGGAACAGGAGGCCACATTTATCCTGCCTTAGCATTAATACGAGAAATCAACAAGACAGAAAAAAACGCTGAATTTCTATATATCGGAACAAAAAAAGGGCTTGAAAGTACGCTTGTACCAAGAGAAAATATTCCGTTTGAAGCCATTGAAATTACTGGATTTAAACGCAAGCTATCCTTTGAAAATGTTAAAACGATTTATCGATTTTTAAAAGGTGTTCATGATAGTAAAGTCATCTTAAAAAAATTCAAACCAGATGTTGTGATTGGCACGGGTGGATATGTTTGTGGACCGGTTGTGTATGCAGCTGCTAAATTAGGCATTCCGACCATAGTTCATGAGCAAAATAGTGTCCCTGGGTTAACAAATAAATTCTTAAGTCGTTATGTGGACAGAGTGGCTATTTGCTTTGAGGAAGCAAAGCAGTATTTTCCAGAACAAAAGGTTGTACTAACGGGAAATCCTCGTGCATCAGAAGTGCTTGGACAGGATGGCGAAAAAGGTAAGAAGTCTGTAGGTTTAACGAAAAACCTCCCATCTGTCCTGATTTTTGGAGGAAGCAGAGGGGCACGACCAATCAATGAAGCCGTCCTAAAATCTTTGTCACAGTTTGGTGAAAAGCCATATCAACTTTTATATGTGACGGGTGATGCTCACTATGAAAAGGTGAAGCAAGAAGCTGAGATTTCAGGAAATCCTAATAATGTCATAATCAAACCGTTTGTACATAATATGCCTGAAGTTCTAGCGGGAATTGACTTGACTGTTTCGCGTGCTGGTGCCACCACTTTAGCTGAGCTAACCTCTTTAGGGGTACCGAGCATACTCATTCCTAGTCCATATGTGACAAATAACCACCAAGAGAAAAATGCAAGGGCCCTTAGTGACCATGGTGCTGCGGAGCTATTATTAGAATCTGAGCTAAATTCTGCAAAACTAATAAAAAAAATTGATGATATTTTATTGAATACAAACAAGCTATCAGAAATGAAAATAGCGGCAAGGAAACTTGGGATTCCTGACGCTGCTGGCAGATTATTGCAAGTCATGAAGGAAATCACAAAACGATAG
- the spoVE gene encoding stage V sporulation protein E → MPQKKTTPDLLLMIITFTLLAVGLIMVYSASAVWADYKFDDSFFFAKRQLLFAGVGIFAMFFIMNIDYWTWRTWAKVLVITCFVLLILVLIPGIGNVRNGSRSWIGVGAFSIQPSEFMKLAMIAFLAKFLSERQKLITSFKLGLVPSLALVFTAFAMIMLQPDLGTGTVMVGTCVVMIFIAGARISHFVGLGLLGVAGFVGLIISAPYRMKRITSFMDPWQDPLGSGFQIIQSLYAIGPGGLFGLGLGESRQKFFYLPEPQTDFIFAILAEELGFIGGSFVLLLFALLLWRGIRIALGAPDLYGSFLAVGIIAMIAIQVMINIGVVTGLMPVTGITLPFLSYGGSSLTLMLMAIGVLLNISRYARL, encoded by the coding sequence TTGCCGCAAAAAAAGACTACTCCTGATTTATTGCTAATGATCATTACTTTTACATTGCTCGCTGTAGGCCTGATTATGGTATACAGTGCAAGTGCAGTCTGGGCCGATTATAAATTTGATGATTCATTTTTCTTCGCGAAGAGACAATTACTATTTGCAGGTGTTGGAATCTTTGCTATGTTCTTCATTATGAACATTGATTATTGGACTTGGAGAACATGGGCAAAGGTACTGGTCATTACGTGTTTTGTTTTATTAATTCTTGTTTTGATCCCTGGTATCGGAAATGTCAGAAATGGTTCAAGAAGCTGGATTGGCGTTGGAGCTTTTTCGATTCAGCCTTCTGAATTTATGAAGCTGGCTATGATTGCCTTTTTAGCGAAGTTTTTATCCGAACGTCAAAAATTAATTACGTCATTTAAACTTGGACTGGTACCATCGTTGGCTCTGGTGTTCACTGCATTTGCCATGATCATGCTTCAACCTGATTTAGGAACAGGAACAGTAATGGTCGGAACATGTGTCGTGATGATTTTTATTGCTGGTGCAAGAATTAGTCATTTCGTTGGTTTAGGGTTACTTGGTGTAGCAGGGTTTGTGGGCTTAATCATTTCAGCTCCTTATCGAATGAAGCGTATTACCTCCTTTATGGATCCATGGCAGGATCCGCTTGGGAGTGGATTTCAAATCATTCAATCACTTTACGCAATCGGCCCTGGTGGATTGTTCGGTTTAGGTCTGGGAGAAAGTCGTCAAAAATTCTTTTACCTACCCGAGCCACAGACTGATTTTATCTTTGCTATTTTAGCAGAAGAGCTTGGGTTTATCGGTGGCTCATTTGTTTTATTATTATTTGCTTTATTATTATGGAGGGGCATTCGAATTGCATTAGGTGCTCCAGATCTTTATGGAAGCTTCTTAGCGGTAGGAATAATCGCGATGATTGCCATCCAAGTGATGATCAATATCGGCGTTGTAACGGGGTTAATGCCTGTAACGGGTATTACGCTTCCATTCTTAAGCTACGGAGGCTCCTCGCTCACCTTAATGCTCATGGCAATTGGTGTCCTCTTAAACATAAGTCGGTACGCAAGATTGTAG
- the murD gene encoding UDP-N-acetylmuramoyl-L-alanine--D-glutamate ligase, with product MKMIELYRHKKVLVLGLAKSGVSAASLLHKLGAFVTVNDKKPLSENPEAQGLLEQGIKVICGDHPIELLDEGFEVIVKNPGIPYHNPMIVGALDREIPVITEVELAYQISEAPFIGITGTNGKTTTTTLVFEMLNIGQKQPLIAGNIGTVASGVAEKATSDNTIVIELSSFQLMGITTFRPKIAIITNLYDAHLDYHGTRSEYWGAKARITGNQTEHDYLIINGDQQQCVELAKNTAAKVIYFSTTKNLGEGAYIRDGWVMFGLEQIVRIKDIVLPGVHNLENILSSVAAAKLCGVSNEAIYQVLSTFKGVKHRLQFISEKEGRRFYNDSKATNILATSKALAAFETPIVLLAGGLDRGNSFDELIPSMQNVKALITFGQTAPKLEEAAKAAGIKAIKRVDNVEKAVPVAFELSEKGDVILLSPACASWDQYKTFEVRGDIFIEAVHKL from the coding sequence ATGAAAATGATTGAACTATATCGCCATAAAAAGGTACTAGTTTTAGGGTTAGCAAAAAGCGGGGTAAGTGCGGCCTCTCTGCTTCATAAGCTTGGCGCGTTTGTAACGGTAAATGATAAAAAGCCATTATCTGAAAATCCTGAGGCCCAAGGGCTACTAGAACAGGGGATTAAGGTAATTTGCGGTGACCACCCGATTGAACTTTTAGATGAGGGGTTTGAAGTTATTGTAAAAAATCCTGGAATTCCGTATCATAATCCGATGATTGTTGGCGCGTTAGATCGAGAAATTCCTGTCATTACAGAGGTAGAGCTTGCTTATCAAATCTCGGAAGCACCATTTATCGGTATTACAGGAACAAATGGAAAAACAACGACGACGACACTGGTTTTTGAAATGCTTAATATCGGGCAAAAGCAACCATTAATTGCTGGAAATATAGGTACCGTAGCATCTGGCGTTGCCGAAAAAGCTACTTCGGACAATACAATTGTGATTGAATTATCCTCTTTTCAATTGATGGGGATTACTACATTCAGACCGAAAATTGCGATCATAACGAATCTTTATGATGCCCATCTTGATTATCATGGAACAAGAAGTGAATATTGGGGCGCAAAAGCAAGAATTACAGGAAATCAAACTGAACATGATTATTTAATAATCAATGGTGATCAGCAGCAGTGTGTGGAATTAGCAAAAAATACTGCCGCGAAAGTGATCTACTTTTCAACGACAAAGAATTTAGGTGAAGGTGCGTATATCCGTGACGGTTGGGTTATGTTTGGATTGGAGCAGATTGTTAGAATTAAGGATATCGTTCTTCCTGGAGTACATAACTTAGAAAATATTTTATCGTCTGTGGCAGCAGCAAAGCTATGTGGAGTTTCAAATGAAGCGATATATCAAGTGTTAAGTACCTTTAAAGGGGTTAAGCACCGTTTGCAATTTATTAGTGAAAAAGAAGGTCGTCGTTTCTATAATGATTCAAAAGCAACGAATATTTTAGCTACTTCAAAAGCGCTCGCTGCCTTTGAAACCCCAATTGTTTTACTCGCAGGGGGATTAGATCGCGGTAATAGCTTCGATGAACTAATTCCTTCAATGCAAAATGTGAAAGCGTTGATTACATTTGGTCAAACAGCACCAAAATTAGAAGAAGCAGCAAAAGCGGCAGGAATAAAAGCGATTAAACGCGTCGATAATGTGGAGAAAGCCGTTCCCGTTGCATTCGAACTTTCTGAAAAGGGCGATGTAATTCTTTTATCACCTGCTTGTGCAAGCTGGGATCAATATAAAACTTTCGAAGTAAGGGGAGACATTTTTATCGAAGCGGTGCATAAGCTTTAG
- the mraY gene encoding phospho-N-acetylmuramoyl-pentapeptide-transferase, which yields MMEQVIFFSILMGFLITVLLSPVFIPFLRRLKFGQSIREEGPKSHQKKTGTPTMGGVMILLSIIVTTLVMTGKFAEPTVKTYLLLFVTFGFGLLGFLDDFIKVVMKRNLGLTSKQKLLGQIIISGIFYFVYIQNDFSTEVNIPFVDYSIDFGWFYLLFVVFWLVGFSNAVNLTDGLDGLVSGTAAIAFGALAVLAWNQSQFEIAIFSVAVVGAVLGFLVFNAHPAKVFMGDTGSLALGGAIATIAILTKLEILLIIIGGVFVIETLSVILQVASFKTTWKRIFRMSPLHHHYELVGWSEWRVVVTFWTVGLLFAVLGIYIEVWL from the coding sequence ATGATGGAGCAAGTTATATTTTTCTCGATATTAATGGGCTTTTTGATTACTGTCTTACTTTCTCCCGTTTTTATTCCATTCTTAAGAAGATTAAAATTTGGACAAAGCATTAGAGAAGAAGGGCCAAAGTCACATCAAAAGAAGACAGGAACACCAACAATGGGCGGGGTTATGATTCTCCTCTCCATCATTGTGACAACCTTGGTGATGACCGGTAAATTTGCAGAGCCAACCGTAAAAACATATTTATTATTATTTGTAACGTTCGGATTTGGATTACTAGGATTTTTAGATGATTTTATAAAAGTTGTAATGAAACGAAACCTTGGTTTAACATCGAAGCAAAAGCTTTTAGGGCAAATTATTATTTCAGGCATTTTTTATTTCGTCTATATACAAAATGATTTTTCAACTGAAGTCAATATTCCTTTTGTAGATTATTCCATTGATTTTGGTTGGTTCTATCTGCTGTTTGTTGTTTTCTGGCTAGTTGGTTTCTCTAATGCAGTCAATCTAACAGATGGTTTGGATGGTTTAGTATCTGGGACTGCTGCAATCGCCTTTGGAGCGTTAGCTGTTTTAGCGTGGAATCAGTCGCAATTTGAAATTGCGATATTTTCTGTCGCGGTTGTAGGAGCTGTGTTGGGCTTTCTTGTGTTTAATGCTCATCCAGCAAAGGTATTTATGGGAGATACCGGTTCATTGGCATTAGGAGGTGCGATTGCGACGATTGCGATTTTAACAAAGCTAGAAATTCTACTCATCATTATCGGTGGGGTATTTGTAATCGAAACGCTATCTGTTATTTTGCAAGTTGCATCGTTTAAAACGACCTGGAAGAGAATATTTCGTATGAGTCCATTGCATCATCACTATGAATTAGTAGGCTGGTCGGAGTGGCGCGTCGTTGTAACGTTTTGGACTGTTGGTTTACTGTTTGCCGTGTTAGGAATCTATATAGAGGTGTGGTTATAA
- a CDS encoding UDP-N-acetylmuramoyl-L-alanyl-D-glutamate--2,6-diaminopimelate ligase — MNLHSLLESLHPLAPFDFEDVEITSIENDNRKVQPGCLFICVKGYTVDGHQFAPSAVSNGAVAVIAERELDLDVPVIVVKNTIRAMAVLADQFYGHPTKKLHLIGITGTNGKTTTSHLIEKILADAGKKTGLIGTMYTKIGDVVEETKNTTPESLTLQKTFKRMVDAGVEAAVMEVSSHALDMGRVHGCDYNTAVFTNLTQDHLDYHHTMEEYKRAKGLLFSQLGNTFDVKTPKFAILNVDDEASLGYEKSTAAHILTYGIDFEADLRATNIRMNASGTSFELKTPIGIEKVTMKLIGKFNIYNVLASIASGLVYGIPLSQIIASIEEVQGVSGRMELVDEGQSYAVIVDYAHTPDSLENVLKTIQQFAEKRIFVVVGCGGDRDKTKRPLMAQIAVKYGTDPIFTSDNPRSEDPNAILNDMEAGVLSKADYRVIVDRKEAITFAIDSANRDDIILIAGKGHETYQIIGEQILSFDDRIVAKEAIKERKE, encoded by the coding sequence ATGAATTTACATAGTTTACTGGAAAGTTTACATCCATTAGCACCGTTTGACTTTGAAGATGTAGAAATTACTTCGATTGAAAATGATAATCGAAAGGTCCAGCCAGGGTGCTTGTTTATATGCGTGAAGGGCTATACAGTCGATGGGCATCAATTTGCCCCTTCAGCAGTTTCCAATGGAGCAGTAGCAGTGATCGCAGAAAGAGAATTAGACTTAGATGTACCCGTAATTGTCGTTAAAAACACGATAAGAGCAATGGCAGTGCTCGCCGATCAATTTTACGGTCATCCAACAAAAAAACTGCACTTAATTGGAATTACTGGAACAAATGGGAAGACTACAACGAGCCATTTAATTGAAAAAATATTGGCCGATGCCGGGAAGAAAACTGGTTTAATTGGGACAATGTACACAAAAATTGGGGATGTTGTTGAAGAAACTAAAAATACAACACCTGAGAGTTTAACTTTGCAAAAAACCTTCAAAAGAATGGTTGATGCTGGTGTTGAAGCAGCGGTAATGGAGGTTTCATCCCATGCATTAGATATGGGGAGAGTACATGGCTGTGATTATAATACGGCTGTTTTTACGAACTTAACTCAGGATCACTTGGATTACCATCATACGATGGAGGAATACAAAAGAGCGAAGGGATTGCTTTTCTCTCAGCTTGGTAACACGTTTGATGTAAAAACACCGAAATTTGCCATTCTTAATGTGGATGACGAGGCATCTTTAGGATATGAAAAATCGACTGCTGCTCATATATTAACCTATGGAATTGATTTTGAAGCAGATTTACGTGCGACAAATATTAGGATGAATGCCAGTGGAACAAGCTTTGAGCTCAAAACCCCAATCGGTATTGAGAAAGTTACGATGAAATTGATTGGTAAATTTAACATTTACAATGTACTTGCTAGTATTGCCTCAGGGCTTGTATATGGTATACCTCTATCACAAATTATCGCTTCGATCGAAGAGGTACAAGGGGTTTCTGGTAGAATGGAGCTGGTGGATGAAGGTCAATCCTACGCTGTCATTGTCGATTATGCTCATACACCAGATAGTCTCGAAAATGTATTAAAAACGATACAACAGTTTGCTGAAAAACGGATTTTTGTTGTGGTAGGCTGTGGGGGAGATCGCGACAAAACGAAGCGTCCACTTATGGCACAAATAGCTGTGAAATATGGAACCGATCCAATTTTCACCTCAGATAATCCACGGAGCGAGGATCCAAATGCCATCCTAAACGACATGGAAGCAGGAGTTTTAAGTAAAGCAGATTATCGAGTGATTGTTGATCGCAAAGAAGCTATTACCTTTGCGATTGATTCAGCAAATCGTGATGATATTATTTTAATTGCTGGAAAAGGACATGAAACATATCAAATAATCGGTGAACAAATTCTCTCCTTTGATGACCGAATTGTGGCGAAAGAGGCGATTAAGGAGCGGAAAGAATGA